gatcagccaatcagctcaCGCATGGCGATGATCTGCGGGACATCAACCTGTCACATGGCAGTGAGTGGTTTGCATTTCTCATTGTACATTACAGTGGAATTAATGATCAATAAACACTAATCTGATGTGCTATTAAAAGCATGTGTATTGCGTGATGCAGACCTGCAGGCTTTTCAAAGAATGTCACTGCATGACAGTTACCACACTACCTATAATGAATCATGCGCTTGCTGCCACTGATGTGTTTACTGAGATAGTTCTGAGGTGATTGAGATAATACTGATAAGCAGGTCTATTAAAAGTTGTCTTATGAATCATCTTCCCCCTTAATGCTATGACAGGGGCTGCAGTAATTGTAAGAGGTGAAGCAAATTTAAGTTGTCACCTTCATGTGTTCCAGATCAGCGAGCAGCCTCTGTTTGTGCCTGGAGTGTGGGGGCCCTGCCTGTCTGCCATGGTGCCTGGCATGTGGCTCAACGAGGGAGGACAGAGCGCGACAGGAAGGCTGGTGAGCGCACTGTGGAACTGACCTGCGGTGATAATATGTTTAAATATATCTCTGTGAAAAAGTGCTTGTGAACATACTCATGGACTGGGAAGAAGTGAGgcaatgtgtgttttattttaggaATATAATTGTAAAATGTGAAGGCTTTTTTTGGTGAAAGAAATCAGATTTGCTTCTTTGTAATCTCTAGTTATGGTTGATTCTCTGGTGTCAGTATAATACAGCTGAGTTACACCAGACACAAGGCAGGACCGTAAGGAGAGGCCGCTGtgacagaaataagaaaatagaaataattgAACATTCATTGAACCTTCACTCATgtagtaaaaacaaatattttctcattctcaGATATAATGTGGGTGATtcgatgtgtttgttttcacatcctCGTTACTTTAAGTTATGTTAATGTCTAACCAGTGCTTGAActtaactgaaaaatgaattagtgatgaaaataatcagcagttgCAGCTTCACAAGCCCTTATGTCAGCAGCTGTGTCATGTGTAATCCTCTCTGTTAAACTGTCGttctctcccctccctcagGTCGACCACGTGGTGAAGGGCCACGCCGCCTACACCCAGCTCCAGGAACAGGCACGGCAGAGGTCAGCTGATGCATTTGGTGCCGCACTTCCCAAAAAGGTTTTAGCACAGCTGTTATCCCTGTTCAGCTGTTGTACACTGATGTTCAGTAACCTTTGGAGAGATTGACGATGCTTAGCAAGGTTATGTATTCTATACAACTCAACTATGGAAGTTACACTGGAAttatgacatgtcaaaatgattTCTGAGAAAACGGCCCGTATTAGGGTGGCTGGGAGAGCTCACAAATAGACCAAATTTCTCCATCCAGACGACAACAGATGCAGATCTTCTTCTGCAGCGATGAGCCCGCCTGACGTGTTCattgtttctgtatttggttgTATTGTGAGTGTTTGTTCTACATGTTGccaaactgttgttttcctaaagtgcttgtgttttcttaagttAGACTGCCTTAAGCTTTCACAGCCAGCCTACTGTAGCGTTTTCTAAATTAATTGTCAGTCTCCATATAACAGTGTTGTTAATGGGTATTCATCAGATtgaatttgtcttttatttactgttttttaacccagacttcccttcactggggAGAACGTCTACAACTACCTGAACAGCCATCTGACTTCAATGGCAGACCGTTGTGCTGTGGACCTGCTGGGCTCCAGTCTGCACGTGTGGCCCGACTTCCATGGGAACAGGTCACCTCTGGCTGACCCTAGCTTGAAGGGCATGGTGAGGGCAGAGTCAAGGCTTCACGTGACCTTGGACATAATGGGCTCTATCTTAATGCCTGGTGCAAATCGACACAAGTGTCATTACTAGTTTTCTCCCATATGCAACCCATCTGCTATGAACcaaaaagatcatttttatcACACAGTCTGGCCATCCATGTATCACACAGTGCTGCTCCTCTGACTATTGGTGCATTCACTCATATGTAGTCAAATGGAGTTGTTGATGGGACAGAGCCTGAGACAGATTGGCCAAGGACCACATACCTGTCCCTCAGTGAAGCGAGAGCAGCTGTTTAAATAGCAATGCTGCGGGTGCAGGCACACCTGGCTTTTAAAGGCAATGATTAATTAACCCCTTAGCATCTTAAACAGAGGGCACACTGCAGAATACGCCAATGAATTAAAAAGCAGCGTAGTTAAATAAGCTATGACTGTTAGCCAGGGGCCAAATGCTAGCTATCCTTTATGTTGGTGAATGCACCCCTCTGGTTACTCTCACTGTTTTCATAACGATTCATCACTGTTTTGTAGGTGGTCGGACTACCACTGTCCCAAACTTTGGATGACTTGGCCTTGCTCTATTTGGCCACTGTACAAGCCCTCGCTGTGAGTCTGCTGTGCTTTACCTGTGTCAAAGTCTCAACTGACCTATCCTGGTGCAAAGGATGGTTGGCTTTGTTGCCTTGTAACCCAATTACCcttgtgtcttcttctctggtttcagcTTGGGACACTTCATATTCTGGAAGCCATGAGAGAAGCAGGACATGACATCACAACTCTCTTCCTGTGCGGCGGATTGAGCAAAAATACCCTGTTTGTGCAGATTCACGCCAACGCTACGGGTATAAAATACTAACAAGGATTGATAACAGTTTTGATCCTAAACTGAATGAAGATTTAACTACAATAGACATTTCACCCAAAATACTAAATAATGGTAACATGAAAACTTTAGGTTCTgctaacataacataaacactGTTATGAAAACTTTTACACTTTTCTCAATGATATTTTTTTCAGGATTACCTGTGGTGCTGCCTGCCCAGATCGAGGCTGTGTTAATAGGAGCAGCCATCTTGGGTGCATGTGCATCACAGGACTACAGCAGTATACAGGTGGAGTGACACACAGATATGTACAAGCCAAATCCAacattatcttttctttttttttaacttattaaGGATCTCTCCAGAGCCACAGATGACATTACACAATTGTCTCGACAGGCTGAGTAACACTCCTCATGAACAGTAAAATTGGTGGTGTACCCCTTTTTAAAACTTGTTTATTTTGCAATATACTTAGCAGCTTGCAATCCAATCGTCTTCTTTTGTAGTCCAATAAAACTGACCTCGAAAACTTTATATGACACACACCACAGATCATATGATCACTGACTCAATGCCTCCATCTGCTGGACAGAACCAAAATACAATGTATAAAGTTCACGGCTCTTCTCTGCTTAAGACACAGAGAAGATTTGAACACACAGCATTTAAGATCTAAAGCGATGATTAACCTTTTGTGAGGTCAAGCTCTCATCCCTTCATTTGTCAGTACCACAGCATGAGGCACAAGACACTGGCAAGCCTTTAAGCCACATATACTAAAAATAAGACGTTATTGTTTGGACTAGGCTGCACCTGTCAACCCATTTTCAGCTATAACTAAAGCAGGCAGTTGTTGGATCTGATCCTCATTGCTGCACACAGCTAACTGGCTGGATTTTGTCGGTTTAGACAGCACAGACACCCTGTATTGCATTAGTCACAAACTCAACCACACTGAAACCACTTCACTTGGCGTTTGTTAATGCTGTAACTGGGTCAGAAGCTGGCCTGAAACTGAATGTGCACAGCATGATTTATTGAGTGATATTTGTCTTTGCAATTCATGTTTTAGGAGGCAATGGAGAAAATGGCTAAAGTGGGGAAAGTTGTTCAGCCTGACCATGAACTCGGGAGGTAAGAGATGGAGaatatacagtactgtgcaaacaTCTTAGGCCACCATTAGATTCACTGTTTTAGCAATGCTTTAATGAGTGTGTATAATAATTTCTCAGCCTCTGCATTAGAATACAgccagaaaatacagaaaatgtgtatgcagtattaaaaacagaaaaaaacagcttctaTAGCCTAAAGTGGCAAGTATTTAGTGTGAGCTCTCCTTACACTTTTCGCAATAGCAGGAACCTGGTTCTCTTAAACCTGAATGGAATGGagctgtgaaaaaggtctatGCTCGAGCATTACATGCACATGTTGTATGGGTTTAACTCATTGGAAGGAGTGGTCTTTGTGGAAGGGTAGCAGCCGAGAAACCAGAACGAGTGCTTGCTGTCTTCAGTGAAACATGGTGGAGGGTCTGAATTGATGGGatcatgaaaactgaaaagtacAGAGAGGTTTTAATTCATCATGCCATCCATGCTAAACACTAAAATACTACACTAAATACTGACTTCTGCCGTAGAAGccattttgttctgaaaattaGGTTTTTTTCGATTTTCTGTacatatttcctgtttttcctgtttgtaacttaataaagagattaaaaaaataaaatatggatgGCTAATAAAActttgctaaaaaaaacaattttaatggTGGCCTAAGACTTTTGCACAGTGGTTAAAGTCAAGTCATGTCTCTGTTTTACAGCTTCTATGAGAGAAAGTACAAGGTGTTCCTGCGACTGTTTGCCCACCAGAGGGAGTACCAGGCACTCATGAACCAGAGATGACAGTGTCAGCGGCAGGCGGCCGTGCTGGGACTGACTTTCTCTGACGAGCAGTGATGACGAATCCATACACTGGAAACAAGAACACAAGTCTGAACCTTGCTGCTTTTCCTGATTA
This portion of the Scatophagus argus isolate fScaArg1 chromosome 13, fScaArg1.pri, whole genome shotgun sequence genome encodes:
- the fggy gene encoding FGGY carbohydrate kinase domain-containing protein: MAEVFYVGVDVGTASVRAALVTRAGLLHSTAEEPISIWEPQTDHYVQSSAEIWKKCCTVVKRVTQSVERSQVRGIGFDATCSLVVLDQSFQPVPVDQDGDRQRNVVMWMDHRAEVQAARITDTGHQVLSRVGGVMSPEMQPPKLLWLKENLKESCWNKAAHFFDLPDFLSWKATGSLTRSLCTLVCKWTYCPPEGWDASFWTSIGLEDLLENNFSKIGSVTCPPGSPLGDGLTQEAAADLGLDPGTAVGASLIDAHAGGLGVLGADVKGFHLPCEDQPISSRMAMICGTSTCHMAISEQPLFVPGVWGPCLSAMVPGMWLNEGGQSATGRLVDHVVKGHAAYTQLQEQARQRLPFTGENVYNYLNSHLTSMADRCAVDLLGSSLHVWPDFHGNRSPLADPSLKGMVVGLPLSQTLDDLALLYLATVQALALGTLHILEAMREAGHDITTLFLCGGLSKNTLFVQIHANATGLPVVLPAQIEAVLIGAAILGACASQDYSSIQEAMEKMAKVGKVVQPDHELGSFYERKYKVFLRLFAHQREYQALMNQR